One window from the genome of Podospora pseudocomata strain CBS 415.72m chromosome 6, whole genome shotgun sequence encodes:
- a CDS encoding hypothetical protein (EggNog:ENOG503P96R; COG:S) — protein MEHSDHPHDLDGSSYDYGCLYSHETSMMERPPSSTIPTAFSVSDWPAPDLSISSLSSYEVVEDIHYTELSPEAGYYLPYSQLTGDLPFGQYYDFGDPIPGNSTRQPINDDAVDLAASQLGHLPISPVSQDASSYQNLPAPTTKQTYECLAPGCSQKSFSRSADLERHYKQVHIPEDEKRKYRCDYKKCPRHEAPFGRLDHFKEHLRDFHKEDLISRPKRLDTKWWESRAPRAVFNGWWRCNRCLVVRVDIETDGYTCPACGDPCESDRVRVREAAAGMSQPRKKLTATG, from the coding sequence ATGGAGCACTCGGATCACCCCCATGACCTAGACGGGTCTTCGTATGACTATGGGTGTCTGTACAGTCATGAAACTTCCATGATGGAACGACCGCCATCGAGTACGATCCCGACAGCTTTTTCAGTCTCAGATTGGCCAGCTCCTGATCTCAGTATCTCCAGTCTGTCCAGCTACGAAGTTGTTGAGGACATACATTACACTGAACTGTCACCGGAAGCTGGTTACTATCTTCCTTACTCACAATTGACAGGCGATCTGCCCTTTGGCCAGTATTATGACTTCGGTGATCCCATCCCAGGGAACAGCACCCGACAACCCATCAATGACGATGCAGTGGACTTAGCGGCTTCACAACTTGGACATCTCCCAATCTCGCCGGTGTCCCAGGATGCATCCAGCTATCAGAACCTACCGGCCCCAACCACGAAGCAAACCTACGAATGCCTTGCACCGGGATGCAGCCAAAAGTCATTCAGCCGCTCAGCCGATCTCGAGCGACATTACAAGCAGGTGCACATTCCCGAAGACGAGAAAAGAAAGTACCGCTGCGACTACAAGAAATGCCCTCGCCACGAAGCACCCTTTGGCAGGCTAGACCACTTTAAGGAGCATCTCCGTGACTTCCACAAGGAAGATCTCATATCGCGACCCAAAAGACTGGATACAAAGTGGTGGGAAAGCCGCGCACCACGTGCAGTCTTCAACGGATGGTGGCGCTGTAATAGATGTCTGGTGGTGCGCGTTGACATTGAGACCGACGGTTACACCTGCCCAGCCTGTGGCGATCCTTGCGAGAGTGATAGAGTCAGGGTTCGAGAAGCCGCAGCTGGGATGTCTCAACCAAGAAAGAAATTGACGGCGACAGGGTAG
- a CDS encoding hypothetical protein (COG:S; EggNog:ENOG503NU0W) — translation MEIALYNHLALPLRVPPSEDGNLSDLEIQLTDHLISNVRIMCQAFRQPYQPGAHPSAISKVWEYIRLCLESSKTVNRNGRVNRTTLLSEFRHLAQGNAVILHISSQNAALLVHRLGVRDEVVFEVFETSPRNDDVLAAENALQWDFPGSAVAIPLATFEDGAFQGSLATFLEQASLESTKMFAAHTFKAGADIHEYRDTSSPTMISSMLMAVLEENGRRISTPLLRKRVRDDISWHQARKPWRRLPYWLVLRVSIARYLSLVLGAEMGRINKIIDDATRRVATEWEAFKKAHARPIPELPKRASPADLNLPLELSGSMLRDLQTNWGKTTRGHCRRWVAPEHFDLGSVTNKHLSEFAQPLFHVTQQEMLLQDCSPNESLITYLQTALPLFHGNPEQLSILILNAMEMWMRLDQTTCFQFPLLTDYHPVFTPESLNVLHLATYKDMVRLQAVQKHISQRIHASSLPRCTIFDDPSSSCFAARYFDGMHPDSVAMRNSYADITHADVLRKELKRKEWEKKTEEFQSLTRQVDGSSCILIVDEDDPLGRSFHDDHYCPRCRAMHKLEKIRIQIYEESLPSDIHLAKAAVFELRCPPAFANYRDTTLMLISKLASPEVAVGVAPKCLLNGYSQLHTVANIYPKFTLASLTKSYFPSSGKVDETGCASPTG, via the exons ATGGAGATCGCACTATACAACCACCTAGCGTTACCGCTGCGCGTTCCGCCGTCTGAAGATGGCAATCTGAGTGATCTTGAAATTCAGTTGACCGATCACTTGATCAGCAATGTGCGCATTATGTGCCAAGCGTTTCGACAGCCGTACCAACCTGGCGCTCATCCATCCGCGATTTCCAAGGTCTGGGAGTATATTCGCTTGTGCCTCGAATCGTCCAAGACTGTTAATCGGAACGGACGAGTCAACAGAACGACTCTGCTGTCGGAGTTTCGTCATCTAGCCCAAGGAAATGCCGTGATCCTTCACATCAGCAGTCAAAATGCCGCTCTTTTGGTCCACCGACTCGGAGTCCGCGACGAGGTTGTCTTTGAAGTCTTCGAAACCTCGCCAAGAAATGACGAtgtcctcgccgccgagaacGCCTTGCAGTGGGACTTTCCAGGAAGCGCTGTTGCCATCCCGCTGGCGACCTTTGAAGATGGAGCATTTCAGGGCAGCCTGGCGACCTTTTTGGAGCAAGCATCTCTCGAGTCGACAAAGATGTTTGCTGCTCATACTTTCAAAGCAGGAGCTGACATCCACGAGTATCGAGACACGTCGAGTCCAACCATGATCAGCTCCATGTTGATGGCCGTCCTGGAAGAGAACGGCCGCCGAATCTCGACACCTCTTCTCCGCAAGCGAGTTCGTGACGACATCTCTTGGCATCAAGCGCGCAAGCCCTGGCGCCGGCTCCCATACTGGCTCGTCCTCAGAGTCTCCATCGCTCGATATCTTTCGCTCGTTTTGGGGGCAGAGATGGGCC GAATCAACAAGATCATTGATGATGCCACCAGGCGCGTGGCTACCGAGTGGGAGGCGTTCAAAAAGGCCCATGCAAGGCCCATTCCCGAGTTGCCAAAGAGGGCCAGCCCCGCCGACCTGAACCTACCATTGGAACTCAGCGGCAGCATGTTGCGGGACCTACAGACGAACTGGGGAAAGACGACGAGGGGGCATTGCCGCAGATGGGTGGCCCCGGAACACTTTGATCTGGGTTCTGTTACGAACAAGCATCTGAGCGAATTTGCGCAGCCCTTATTCCACGTTACCCAGCAAGAGATGCTTCTTCAAGATTGCTCGCCAAATGAGTCGTTGATAACCTATCTCCAGACCGCACTTCCCCTATTTCACGGCAATCCCGAGCAACTCAGTATCCTCATTCTCAATGCAATGGAAATGTGGATGAGACTTGACCAAACGACCTGCTTCCAGTTCCCCCTTTTGACAGACTACCATCCTGTCTTCACACCCGAGTCGCTCAATGTCTTGCATTTGGCCACCTACAAAGATATGGTCCGCCTGCAAGCCGTCCAGAAGCATATTTCACAGAGAATCCACGCAAGTTCTCTTCCCAGATGCACCATATTCGATGATCCTTCTTCCAGCTGTTTTGCAGCGAGATATTTCGACGGCATGCATCCCGACTCTGTTGCCATGCGTAACTCGTATGCAGATATCACCCATGCAGATGTTTTAAGGAAAGAATTGAAACGCAAAGAGTGGGAAAAGAAGACTGAGGAGTTCCAGAGCCTGACTCGGCAGGTTG ATGGAAGCTCATGCATCCTCATCGTGGACGAAGACGACCCCCTTGGACGTAGCTTCCACGATGACCATTACTGCCCGCGGTGTCGAGCAATGCacaagctggagaagatACGGATCCAGATCTACGAGGAATCTCTCCCCTCTGATATTCACCTTGCCAAAGCCGCAGTGTTTGAGCTCCGGTGCCCCCCAGCCTTCGCGAACTATCGTGACACAACGTTGATGCTTATATCCAAGCTTGCAAGCCCGGAGGTTGCTGTGGGTGTGGCTCCAAAATGCCTGCTGAATGGCTACTCTCAGCTCCATACCGTCGCAAACATCTATCCCAAGTTCACTCTGGCATCTTTGACAAAATCAT ATTTCCCGTCGAGTGGGAAGGTGGACGAGACGGGCTGTGCAAGCCCAACGGGCTGA
- a CDS encoding hypothetical protein (COG:S; EggNog:ENOG503PFIR), which produces MYFFSLLPLLITTTTSSPSPGGQVLPRQSSPPPTNPSFISTILATANAYRSAHAARPLTWDANLAAFALQKANGCRLNHAGPYGENAYWSWYYPPTHQPDFTAEIGWAFEAWNSQEEIDAYVAGDLLGGAHFTQTVWKATERVGCAFSGERCVGNPDQEWWFYCDFWPRGNVRGWYGGNVTV; this is translated from the exons ATGTACTTTttctccctccttcctctcctcatcacaaccaccacctcctccccttccccggGTGGTCAAGTCCTTCCCCGACagtcctccccacccccgaccaacccctccttcatctcGACCATCCTCGCCACAGCCAACGCCTACCGCTCCGCCCACGCCGCCCGCCCGCTGACCTGGGACGCGAACCTCGCCGCTTTTGCGTTGCAAAAGGCGAATGGATGCCGGCTTAACCATGCC GGCCCATACGGCGAAAACGCCTACTGGTCATGGTACTACCCGCCTACGCACCAACCTGATTTTACGGCGGAGATAGGCTGGGCGTTTGAGGCCTGGAACTcgcaggaggagattgatgCTTACGTTGCTGGGGACTTGCTGGGGGGAGCGCACTTTACGCAGACGGTTTGGAAGGCTAcggagagggttgggtgtGCTTTTAGCGGGGAGAGGTGCGTGGGGAATCCGGATCAGGAGTGGTGGTTTTATTGTGATTTTTGGCCGAGGGGGAATGTGAGGGGGTGGTATGGGGGAAATGTTACTgtttga
- a CDS encoding hypothetical protein (COG:S; EggNog:ENOG503NU0W), translating into MWTGRAFMTPSFSHHVQLKLPEKSPLRPILSHKSFAVEGQGPSSYEIMATQPNCPSGLNPHEFLALKSLVSGAARRWLSILTELASTNLNWSSEGTMSLLLHLALQCGPSSDKDDPLRLVHSVFRDAHFVQKLLEQVNTRLTTLSALASWRETHLMRLTIVLTLRIQELASSAGLAQLHFQALESLIQARRTCISWLRMLREEVQSCADISTAQQLQERALGAALLCRRTFIINLEQTTPLDPLSLEAYIESTVAIQENMTSDVDSLSQTTLHDLVFATKLSYQLQNLLIQSINQHPEGLYNALKQFWPDAERLDPITTTVEVEGRGWIRCELPETDVERHQAVHLNILLGTLLVNGKPVGRLPQDTRNEVVLKELFGDQPLMVYQSSLPSMTYTLKYTPKRVTVHIGSEKGQTVVLAKYEHMLVRLIPRERFCRKDLYDLPSPLIWDHFHWLNLKTGRLYITPSHNKWNFGHYSNWEVDIHRGYAQRRQHDGEVVSMVNPMSPLFQRIANIVQGLAQGHRILVTQKKSYGSLEVRVHSLELLFFVNHNSLLFSPQLGLEIDPLQDAGTWYGLEHKLVCRKVHNPFRRTILVPLPSDRFRFRRSGCHVELAVGPSNRYGKFDINDTLGRIDCAAEPVLVYAKALIHAFTSFPLPDPLTGRTGTEESLHWLESGICRPWTVLGGEILLLQHIASLTPIREYYPSGLKGMKTDFWDEQLTTHIQHPLYRLVVQKILSISNDLRMFNPTRDDEDNLLDLLPAGGEVWLNKRSLARRQLYERDAESNDTALSSGRTDRVYIARDKSVNSDKLYRRVMETTHLLRTRPVKFPTPTNLASTFALGNVVGGFGQAYDKVSLNDRMYTDIQENWGALVEYCRNPSQSCYSLMFLFANLAFREATDDKLLKGLVAFAILRNLRMLPLPRPWPLYFNFRPAAVPQLEDVIKLLLPFRIPPPEDEKEKLGAFLTMKLRRKIQAAKDAHEIRSQSDCHKLAKIMLAQWPSEKPDLSELPTSDLLLDVDVAVQAVIPEWQRLYRNLELWNHLKEVQLILDEHFQDVEYSPAIVTAAEEVLSCRVRGGEVPTLSVNLLCKDFIPRLSSQPTTTTRSAAEWSPLASLPNDGRRASRQVNDRAIVGNAQSQMSAYEVKRYIDELRGIVDTLGNSKSLVRKKYAQDLSGSLQALRSLKTPDQLAKPFLAIRPNSGTKGDVSHLFEVLKASLVAETSNVSSRRIEWLRIGGLWPAITTTALLEQLRSTSSTCFGAGMRQGLIQFGLAITKLQREMRLNDCVMAGDVSRYQDEEANTGHQNWDPAQHPDWLLLEIEANLLIRPGQIDVTRATISPESGSNSVLQMNMGEGKTSCIIPMCAAFMADTKNLVRVIVPKALLLQTALLLQSRLGVMLNRHVRHVPFSRRTSTTGGNIKLYFDIHKQSRDTAGVMLCLPEHNLSFMLSGQQRLLDGNINEAKPMMKVHAWIKSHSRDILDESDYTLATRTQLIYPSGSQMSVDGRPHRWLTVQALLSLVDQHLYGLQVSFPKSLEVVRRPGGGFPLIYFLRQDVEDELLRRLTVDITNGLGHILPMHYLNAGERRAVVDFLSPTKSRLGPITLEKVRKLCPERPEVGKTVYLLRGLLVNRILIMTLKKRWNVQYGLHPNRDPVAVPFHAKGVPSDQSEWGHPDVAILFTCLVFYYDGILEPQLRQALARVLKSDDPSTEYDKWVQSCDIFPESLKAWNGINVEDNVQIHEIWRAVRYRTVVIDYYLNNFVFPRHAKQFKVKLQSSGWDIPLFSSETKDAKLSKALTTGFSGTNDNRTMLPLTIQQADLPTLSHTNAEVLTYLLYERSRRCQVITNQYGKRATERDLLYLLRERNIQVLIDAGAQILEMDNETLAKTWLSIDGRCNAALYFDSSNKPWVIDKQRRKTPLLASPYADDLSRCLVYLDEAHTRGTDLKLPLGACGALTVGQGQSKDHTVQAAMRLRQLGKSQSVMFFVPPEVNQVIKDLRKKSVFDKIDSHDVICWLLDNTCDGIEQLQPLYFSQGMDFCRRTQAAIDNPDCLTHPGQQADYVAAIKQNELQTLQEMYEPKTKVKAAKLSIEAGSSHPKVAGFLKELNNRRKGFQDTGRAVHGSALQEVEQEREVAFEVETVRQVKRPVMYDALTFPGISKEIDTFARTGRIPVGSLSVCHVFELLRKTALGRKHKIRAQDQTSRLFVSVEFGRTVKLHTDLAKDTFLRPVNWVLWSGFTQTAIVLIPEEAEILIQMIRDKVTHPCVHLICYASPVTRSMLPFNKLNFFSMPPLPEGWVAPQWLRTELGILAGRLYFEWEEYEALCTFLGVDANDGTAKGLGLVDGEDEGYGGDGAADEDHTLRNTQTNSFAPRPLTFLQEWLAVRRHGQDFVHTPMGFLTQSKPLQQDHPFFGGTSLPLPTPDAPLGLPTAAGLGGNGGGREEENHDFFDGGLDDMGANVGMPVEEWEEEEDGKEVVVYEECEISSGMTSGSGSFEMTDSGSSERGEYYT; encoded by the exons ATGTGGACAGGTAGGGCATTCATGACTCCAAGCTTTTCCCATCATGTTCAGCTGAAGCTGCCGGAAAAGTCTCCTCTCCGCCCCATATTGAGCCATAAAAGCTTCGCCGTTGAGGGGCAAGGCCCGAGTTCGTACGAGATCATGGCTACACAGCCCAACTGCCCTTCTGGACTGAACCCTCACGAGTTCCTGGCCCTGAAAAGTCTCGTATCGGGGGCAGCGCGAAGATGGCTTTCGATCTTGACGGAATTGGCCTCGACAAACTTGAACTGGTCCAGCGAAGGCACCATGTCATTGCTGCTGCATCTAGCACTCCAATGCGGTCCCAGCTCTGACAAGGACGATCCTCTTCGCCTTGTGCACTCGGTATTTCGCGATGCTCATTTTGTGCAGAAGCTTCTAGAGCAGGTCAACACCCGTCTTACCACCCTGTCAGCCTTGGCCAGTTGGAGAGAAACGCACCTCATGAGACTCACGATTGTGCTTACCTTGCGCATACAGGAGTTGGCCAGCAGTGCAGGGCTGGCCCAACTTCATTTTCAAGCCCTCGAGTCGCTGATTCAAGCTCGCAGGACATGCATTAGCTGGCTCAGGATGCTTCGCGAGGAAGTTCAAAGCTGCGCAGATATATCCACGGCGCAGCAATTACAGGAGCGCGCACTGGGCGCTGCTTTGCTCTGTCGACGTacattcatcatcaacctggAACAAACAACACCTCTTGATCCTCTGTCCTTGGAAGCATATATCGAGTCCACTGTTGCGATCCAGGAAAACATGACGAGTGATGTCGACTCACTTTCCCAGACCACCCTCCATGACCTCGTGTTCGCAACAAAGCTGTCATATCAGCTTCAAAATCTTCTCATCCAGTCGATCAACCAGCACCCCGAAGGACTCTATAATGCCTTGAAACAATTTTGGCCTGATGCTGAGCGCCTGGACCCCATTACTACCACTGTAGAAGTTGAAGGTCGGGGTTGGATTCGGTGCGAGCTCCCTGAAACGGATGTTGAGCGACATCAAGCCGTGCATTTGAACATTCTTCTCGGGACACTTCTCGTCAATGGCAAACCTGTTGGA AGGCTTCCCCAGGATACCCGAAACGAGGTTGTGCTGAAAGAATTGTTTGGCGACCAGCCCCTGATGGTGTACCAATCATCGCTTCCATCGATGACGTACA CTCTCAAGTATACACCGAAGCGTGTGACCGTGCATATCGGATCCGAAAAGGGCCAGACGGTTGTGCTAGCGAAATACGAGCACATGCTTGTTCGTCTAATTCCTCGAGAGCGCTTTTGTCGAAAAGATCTTTACGATCTTCCCAGTCCCTTGATATGGGACCACTTTCACTGGCT GAATTTGAAGACAGGCCGCCTCTATATCACGCCATCCCACAACAAGTGGAATTTCGGCCACTATTCGAATTGGGAAGTGGACATACACAGAGGCTACGCTCAGCGACGACAGCAtgacggggaggtggtgagcaTGGTGAATCCTATgtctccccttttccagagAATTGCCAACATCGTTCAAGGCCTCGCGCAGGGGCACCGCATTCTTGTTACGCAGAAAAAGTCTTACGGGTCACTCGAAGTTCGGGTTCACAGTCTGGAACTGTTGTTCTTTGTCAACCACAACTCCCTCCTATTTTCACCACAGCTTGGACTCGAAATCGACCCACTGCAAGACGCTGGCACTTGGTACGGCCTTGAACATAAACTGGTCTGTCGAAAAGTACACAATCCTTTCCGTCGGACCATTCTTGTACCACTGCCCTCGGACCGCTTTCGGTTTAGAAGATCAGGCTGTCATGTTGAACTTGCCGTTGGGCCGAGCAACCGATACGGGAAGTTCGACATCAATGACACTTTGGGAAGAATCGACTGTGCAGCTGAACCTGTACTGGTGTATGCCAAAGCTTTGATTCACGCCTTCACGTCTTTTCCTTTACCGGACCCTTTGACTGGCCGCACTGGAACCGAAGAAAGTCTTCATTGGCTCGAGTCAGGAATTTGTCGCCCCTGGACGGTTCTCGGGGGAGAAATTTTGTTGCTGCAGCATATTGCGAGTCTTACCCCCATAAGGGAGTACTACCCATCGGGCCTCAAGGGTATGAAGACAGACTTCTGGGACGAGCAACTTACCACTCACATACAGCACCCTCTCTATCGACTGGTTGTCCAAAAGATTTTATCAATCTCGAACGATTTGAGGATGTTCAACCCAACccgagatgatgaagacaaCTTACTTGATCTTCTTCCAGCAGGTGGCGAGGTTTGGCTTAACAAAAGGTCATTGGCGCGTCGGCAGCTGTATGAGAGGGATGCTGAGAGTAACGATACAGCGCTCTCTTCAGGAAGGACGGACAGAGTGTACATTGCACGCGACAAGAGTGTCAACTCGGACAAACTGTACAGAAGGGTCATGGAAACAACCCATCTCTTGCGCACGCGGCCAGTCAAGTTCCCAACTCCGACCAACTTGGCTTCTACTTTTGCCTTGGGAAATGTCGTGGGTGGGTTTGGCCAGGCTTATGATAAGGTTTCCCTCAATGATCGGATGTACACAGACATCCAAGAGAACTGGGGCGCCCTCGTGGAGTACTGCCGGAATCCAAGCCAGTCATGCTACAGCCTCATGTTTCTTTTCGCCAATCTGGCCTTTCGCGAGGCTACGGATGACAAGCTTCTGAAGGGGCTCGTTGCATTTGCTATCTTGAGAAACCTTCGAATGCTGCCTCTACCGAGACCTTGGCCTCTGTACTTCAACTTCCGCCCCGCAGCGGTGCCTCAATTGGAAGACGTCATCAAGCTACTACTGCCATTCAggataccaccaccagaggACGAGAAAGAGAAGCTGGGCGCATTCCTCACCATGAAGCTGCGGCGGAAGATACAAGCAGCCAAGGACGCCCACGAGATACGGAGTCAAAGTGACTGCCACAAACTTGCCAAGATCATGCTCGCTCAGTGGCCCTCTGAGAAGCCAGATCTGTCGGAACTACCAACCAGCGATCTCTTGCTGGATGTCGATGTCGCAGTTCAGGCGGTTATTCCAGAGTGGCAGCGGTTATACCGGAACCTAGAGCTTTGGAATCATCTCAAGGAAGTGCAGCTGATACTGGATGAGCATTTTCAAGATGTCGAGTACAGCCCTGCGATTGTCACGGCGGCTGAAGAGGTCCTATCGTGTCGGGTTCGCGGAGGCGAAGTGCCTACTCTAAGCGTAAACCTCCTTTGCAAGGATTTCATCCCCCGGCTTTCGTCCCAACCCACAACGACGACAAGGTCTGCCGCTGAGTGGTCTCCTCTTGCCAGCTTGCCCAATGATGGGCGTCGTGCCTCCAGACAGGTCAACGACAGAGCCATTGTCGGCAACGCACAGTCGCAGATGTCCGCATACGAGGTAAAGAGATACATAGATGAGCTGCGGGGGATTGTCGATACACTGGGCAACAGCAAATCACTGGTCCGAAAGAAATATGCTCAGGATCTCAGTGGCAGTTTACAGGCCCTCAGGAGTCTCAAAACCCCGGACCAACTTGCGAAGCCATTTCTTGCTATTCGGCCAAACAGCGGCACGAAGGGCGATGTCAGCCATCTGTTTGAGGTTTTGAAGGCGTCATTGGTTGCAGAGACTTCCAATGTTTCGTCCCGCCGAATCGAATGGCTGAGGATTGGAGGCCTGTGGcctgccatcaccaccacagccttACTCGAACAGTTGCGGTCAACCAGCAGCACATGCTTTGGGGCAGGCATGCGCCAAGGCCTTATCCAGTTTGGACTTGCCATAACCAAGCTTCAGCGAGAAATGCGGCTCAATGACTGTGTCATGGCAGGTGATGTCTCTCGCTACCAGGACGAGGAAGCGAACACTGGTCATCAGAACTGGGACCCGGCTCAACACCCCGACTGGTTACTCTTGGAGATTGAGGCCAACCTCCTGATACGACCCGGTCAAATCGATGTGACGCGGGCCACCATCTCGCCCGAATCCGGGAGCAATTCGGTTCTGCAAATGAACATGGGGGAAGGCAAGACATCATGCATCATTCCGATGTGCGCAGCCTTCATGGCTGACACGAAGAATCTTGTGAGGGTAATTGTACCGAAGGCCCTGTTGCTCCAAACGGCACTGCTGCTTCAATCTCGTCTTGGGGTGATGCTGAACCGCCACGTTCGCCATGTGCCCTTTTCTCGCCGAACATCAACAACGGGGGGCAATATCAAGCTCTACTTTGATATCCACAAGCAAAGCCGAGACACGGCAGGCGTCATGCTATGTTTGCCTGAACATAATCTCTCGTTCATGTTGAGTGGCCAGCAGaggcttcttgatggcaatATCAATGAAGCGAAACCGATGATGAAGGTTCATGCCTGGATCAAATCACACTCTCGAGACATTCTGGACGAATCCGACTACACCCTGGCGACGCGCACCCAGCTCATCTACCCTTCAGGCTCTCAGATGTCAGTCGATGGTCGTCCCCATCGCTGGCTCACTGTTCAggcccttctcagccttgttgACCAACATCTTTATGGTTTGCAGGTTTCTTTCCCGAAGTCGCTCGAAGTGGTGAGGAGACCTGGTGGCGGGTTTCCTTTGATATACTTTCTCCGACAGGACGTCGAGGATGAATTGCTTCGCCGGCTGACAGTTGACATCACCAACGGCCTAGgtcacatcctccccatgcATTACCTGAATGCTGGCGAGCGGCGCGCTGTGGTCGACTTTTTGTCCCCGACGAAATCTAGACTCGGCCCCATCAcgttggagaaggtgagaaAGCTGTGTCCTGAGAGGCCCGAGGTGGGGAAAACGGTCTATCTCCTCCGTGGCTTGTTGGTGAACCGGATCCTGATCATGACCCTGAAGAAGAGATGGAACGTGCAATATGGGTTGCACCCAAACCGTGATCCGGTGGCCGTCCCTTTCCATGCCAAGGGTGTGCCAAGTGATCAGTCGGAATGGGGCCATCCAGACGTGGCGATTCTGTTCACTTGTCTCGTCTTCTATTACGACGGAATCTTGGAACCGCAGCTTAGGCAAGCACTTGCTCGCGTGCTCAAATCCGATGATCCGTCGACCGAGTATGACAAGTGGGTTCAAAGCTGCGACATCTTCCCAGAGTCGCTCAAGGCGTGGAATGGGATCAATGTGGAGGACAATGTCCAAATCCACGAGATCTGGAGAGCGGTCCGATACCGGACTGTGGTTATTGACTACTATCTGAACAACTTCGTCTTCCCACGCCACGCAAAGCAATTCAAGGTCAAGCTGCAATCCAGTGGTTGGGACATTCCACTCTTCTCAAGCGAAACGAAGGACGCCAAACTGTCAAAGGCACTCACAACAGGATTCAGCGGCACCAATGACAACCGCACCATGCTTCCGCTCACTATCCAGCAGGCGGATCTTCCCACACTGTCCCATACCAACGCCGAAGTGCTAACATACCTGCTTTACGAACGGTCCCGGCGGTGCCAAGTCATTACCAACCAGTACGGGAAGAGAGCAACGGAGCGCGATCTGCTTTACCTACTCAGGGAGCGTAACATACAGGTTCTGATTGATGCCGGCGCACAAATTCTAGAGATGGATAATGAAACTCTCGCCAAGACATGGCTGTCCATAGACGGACGCTGCAATGCTGCATTGTATTTCGATTCGTCAAACAAGCCATGGGTCATTGACAAACAAAGGCGCAAAACGCCTCTCTTGGCCTCGCCGTATGCGGATGACTTGTCGAGATGCCTGGTCTATCTTGACGAAGCCCACACTAGGGGCACAGATTTGAAACTTCCTCTTGGTGCCTGTGGTGCCTTGACAGTGGGTCAAGGGCAATCCAAGGATCACACCGTTCAAGCTGCCATGCGACTGCGTCAGTTGGGGAAGAGCCAGTCTGTCATGTTTTTCGTCCCTCCAGAGGTCAACCAGGTCATCAAGGACCTTCGGAAAAAGTCAGTGTTTGACAAGATCGACTCGCACGATGTCATTTGTTGGCTTCTCGACAATACCTGCGATGGCATTGAGCAGCTGCAGCCTTTGTACTTCTCCCAGGGCATGGATTTCTGCAGAAGAACACAGGCAGCGATCGATAACCCGGACTGTCTGACTCATCCAGGCCAGCAGGCGGACTACGTGGCAGCCATCAAGCAAAACGAGCTGCAGACGTTGCAGGAGATGTATGagcccaagaccaaggtGAAAGCTGCAAAGCTTTCGATTGAGGCGGGCTCCTCACATCCAAAGGTTGCAGGGTTTTTGAAAGAGCTCAACAACCGCCGCAAGGGGTTCCAAGACACCGGCAGAGCGGTGCACGGATCTGCATTGCAAGAGGTGGAACAAGAGCGCGAAGTGGCCTTTGAGGTTGAGACTGTTCGCCAAGTCAAGAGACCGGTCATGTACGATGCTCTCACCTTTCCCGGCATCAGCAAAGAGATCGACACGTTTGCCCGGACTGGTAGGATACCTGTTGGAAGCCTCTCTGTCTGCCACGTTTTTGAGCTCCTTAGAAAGACAGCTCTGGGGCGAAAACACAAGATTAGGGCGCAGGACCAAACCTCGCGGTTGTTTGTCTCGGTCGAGTTTGGGCGCACGGTCAAGCTTCACACTGATCTCGCCAAGGACACCTTTTTGCGTCCGGTGAACTGGGTTCTGTGGAGCGGATTCACGCAGACGGCGATTGTTTTGATcccggaggaggctgagatTCTGATTCAGATGATCCGGGATAAGGTGACGCACCCTTGCGTTCACCTTATTTGCTATGCCTCCCCTGTTACAAGAAGTATGCTTCCGTTTAACAAGCTCAACTTCTTTAGCATGCCGCCTTTGCCAGAGGGTTGGGTCGCACCGCAGTGGTTGAGGACGGAGCTTGGGATTCTTGCCGGCAGGCTGTATTTTGAGTGGGAGGAATACGAGGCCCTGTGTACGTTCCTCGGTGTGGACGCCAACGACGGAACGGCTAAGGGCTTGGGtcttgttgatggggaggatgaggggtatggaggtgatggggcgGCTGATGAGGATCATACCCTGAGGAACACCCAAACCAACAGCTTTGCACCGAGACCATTGACGTTTTTGCAAGAGTGGCTTGCTGTCAGGAGACACGGTCAGGATTTTGTTCACACGCCCATGGGGTTCTTGACACAGAGCAAGCCTTTGCAACAAGACCACCCTTTCTTTGGGGGCACGTCTTTGCCGTTGCCCACGCCGGATGCGCCGTTGGGGTTGCctactgctgctggtctGGGGGgtaatggtggtgggagggaggaggagaatcaTGACTTTtttgatggggggttggatgatATGGGGGCTAATGTTGGGatgccggtggaggagtgggaagaggaggaggatgggaaggaggtggtggtgtatgaGGAGTGTGAAATTTCGTCGGGGATGACGTcggggagtgggagtttTGAGATGACGGATTCGGGGTcgtcggagaggggggagtatTATACTTGA